The following proteins are co-located in the Pochonia chlamydosporia 170 chromosome 6, whole genome shotgun sequence genome:
- a CDS encoding dicarboxylic amino acid permease (similar to Aspergillus terreus NIH2624 XP_001218343.1), with translation MSDSDAIQVRRPDSNSNIQIDAEKASVHEDDFKNVQIRGLETSPETSLHRGLKARHITMIAIGGALGTGLIVGTGKALAQAGPGSLFISYTFIGGLVFMVMAALGEMSAWLPLSAGFTGYATRYCHPSLGFALGWSYWFKYIIVTPNQLTAAALVIQFWVPREKVNPGVFVAIFLVAIVCINYFGGIRFFGEFEFWLSSFKVIVIIGIILFALIMACGGGPTGDAPGFRYWRDPGAFAELYTDGSVGRFLGFWSVMVNATFAYLGTELVGVTAGEAQNPRRTIPKAIKLTFFRILFFYCLSVFLVGMLVPYNSKALAFANGQSNPGASASPFVVAATLAGVKVLPHIINACICLFVFSAANSDLYIASRTLYGLASDWSAPSIFRRTDRRGVPYPALMLCTAFCCLAFMTVADDSKRVFGYFVNLTTIFGLMTWISILVTHIFFLRARKAQNIPDSAMPYVAPQGMVGTVIALSFCILIALTKNFGVFVHQGGDTFVYKDFITGYLGIPLYLILLFGHMFITKSRRVKPTEADFFTGKEIIDNEEREFVEKVKEQQAAKTGWSRVYSRVLSWLF, from the exons ATGAGTGACAGCGACGCAATTCAGGTTCGTCGGCCTGACAGCAATTCGAATATACAAATCGATGCCGAAAAGGCAAGCGTCCACGAAGATGATTTCAAAAATGTCCAAATCCGTGGATTAGAAACCTCTCCCGAGACTTCTCTCCACCGTGGGCTTAAAGCGCGGCACATCACcatgattgccattggcggcgcTTTGGGCACAGGACTTATCGTCGGCACAGGCAAAGCTCTTGCCCAGGCCGGACCAGGCTCACTGTTCATCTCATATACATTTATCGGGGGATTAGTGTTTATGGTAATGGCGGCTCTTGGCGAGATGTCGGCGTGGCTACCATTGAGCGCAGGCTTTACAGGATATGCCACGAGATATTGCCACCCGTCTCTTGGCTTTGCCCTTGGCTGGTC TTACTGGTTTAAATACATCATCGTCACACCGAATCAGCTCACGGCCGCGGCCCTCGTCATACAATTCTGGGTTCCAAGAGAGAAAGTCAACCCCggtgtgtttgttgccaTCTTTTTGGTTGCCATTGTGTGCATTAACTACTTTGGCGGTATCCGATTTTTCGGCGAATTTGAATTCTGGCTTTCTTCTTTCAAAGTCATTGTCATAATTGGCATCATcctgtttgccttgattaTGGCTTGTGGCGGTGGCCCTACTGGCGATGCCCCCGGCTTCCGATACTGGCGTGATCCAGGGGCATTCGCAGAGTTATATACCGACGGCTCCGTGGGCCGCTTTCTGGGCTTCTGGTCAGTCATGGTAAATGCCACGTTTGCCTACCTGGGCACAGAACTCGTCGGAGTGACCGCCGGCGAGGCGCAGAATCCACGGAGGACCATCcccaaggccatcaagctGACCTTCTTCCGCATCCTCTTCTTCTACTGTCTGAGTGTCTTCCTAGTGGGCATGCTTGTGCCGTACAACTCCAAAGCTCTTGCGTTCGCAAATGGACAATCCAACCCAGGGGCCAGTGCAAGTCCGTTTGTTGTGGCCGCAACACTGGCGGGCGTCAAGGTGTTGCCTCACATTATCAACGCCTGCATCTGCTTGTTTGTCTTCTCCGCTGCCAACTCGGATCTATACATTGCAAGCCGCACGCTATACGGCCTCGCGAGTGACTGGTCCGCGCCGAGCATCTTTCGCCGAACAGATCGTCGTGGCGTGCCGTACCCGGCGTTGATGCTCTGCACGGCGTTTTGCTGCCTGGCGTTTATGACGGTCGCAGATGATTCAAAAAGGGTATTTGGCTACTTTGTTAATCTCACGACGATATTCGGCTTAATGACCTGGATTTCTATACTCGTTACTCACATCTTTTTCCTTCGTGCCCGGAAAGCCCAGAACATCCCCGATAGTGCCATGCCATATGTTGCGCCGCAAGGCATGGTTGGTACGGTGATTGCTCTTTCGTTCTGCATCTTGATTGCGTTGACCAAGAACTTTGGTGTTTTTGTGCACCAGGGCGGTGATACTTTTGTGTACAAGGACTTTATAACTGGGTACTTGGGAATTCCGCTGTATTTGATACTTCTTTTTGGACACATGTTTATCACCAAGAGCAGGAGGGTTAAGCCAACTGAGGCGGACTTTTTTACAGGCAAGGAAATCATTGACAATGAGGAGCGGGAGTTTGTGGAAAAGGTAAAGGAACAGCAGGCGGCGAAAACTGGTTGGAGCAGAGTCTATTCGCGGGTATTGTCCTGGTTATTTTAA